The window TTGGCCCGGAAATTAGTAAGATCGAATGAGCCTGATGAATTAAACGAACGGCCCCTGGCATCGGTAAACTTAATATCCCATTTCACGGTTGCCGTGCCATTGCTTTTTATAATAACCGTGATAGTGCCCGATACCGCATAATAAGTATTGCCATCTTTAATGTATTGGATATAGGTTTGAACCGGCGGGGTGGTTACTACCGCATTTATCTTTAAGTGAGGATTACCCGGGTTGAAAGACGTTCCGGCTTTTTTGCTTAACTCAATGGCGCCGTCTTTAAAATCGTTAATAAAAAATACAATCTTATTTCCTGTTGTATTTAACCGGCCTGTAGCTTTCAGTGCTTTTACGTCATCCCCATCCGTACTATAATAAGTTGATGTAATAGCCGCGGCATCCAGGTTATAATCGGTGCTGTCTATTTTTGCCGTAAGCGAGGGTTTTGTAATTAGCGAAGGATCCGCTGAATCGTTTTTGCCTTTTGAGCATGAATAACCTACCATTAGCAATAATACCAATGCAGATAATTTAGATAGATTTTTTAACGCCATGTTTATGATGATGATAAGGAATAGACCTTTTGTTGTATTTTTTAATTTAAACGTAAAATAATCGGATAAGGTTAACCATAAATATCGTTAATGGTAATAACGGTGTTGTTACAAAATGATGTTGTTTATTCCTTTATACACCATTGAACATAAACCGGTTAACGACGCCGACGTTAAAGCGGGCATTTTTTTGCAACCATGGTTTATAATTGGACTGCGGCTGCCGCAAATAAAATTTAAGAGGGAATAAAAAAGACTCCAATTATGAAGTCTTTCTTGATTTTAGATAGGTTATTTCCCAAACCGTTCTTTTAAATAATGCCCGGTATGCGATTTTTTTTCTTTGATGAGGTTTTCAGGGATGCCTTCGAATACCACTTTACCGCCACGGTCGCCGCCTTCGGGACCAATGTCAATCACCCAGTCGGCGCATTTAATGACATCCATGTTATGTTCAATAACAATAATGGTATTACCATGTTCAAGCAGGGCATCAAATGATTTTAGCAGCTTTTTAATATCGGCAAAATGCAGCCCGGTAGTGGGTTCATCAAAAATAAATAACGTTTTGTGCGTATTGTTACCTTTTACAAGGAACGATGCAAGCTTTATACGCTGTGCTTCGCCGCCCGATAGCGTATTTGATGATTGGCCCAGCTGTACATAGCCTAACCCAACATCAACCAGGGGCTTTATTTTGGATATGATCTTTGGCTCTTTGGCAAAAAACTGCAACGCTTCGTCAATGGTCATGTGCAATACTTCGGCTACGTTCTTTTCGTTGTAGGTAATATCCAGTATGTGCTGTTTAAAGCGATTGCCACCGCAGGTTTCGCAGGTAAGGAAAATATCGGCCATAAACTGCATCTCTATTTTTACTTCACCCTCGCCCTGGCAAACATCGCAGCGGCCACCCTCTACGTTAAATGAGAATGCCGATGGTTTCAAGCCGGCTGCTTTAGCTGCCGGTTGTGCGGCGTAAAGGTTGCGGATCTCGTCCCAGGCTTTTACATAGGTAACCGGGTTTGAGCGCGATGAACGGCCGATAGGGTTTTGATCAACCATTTCTACCTGTTCTATCTTGGCATAATCACCTTCAATACTATCATATGATCCGGTTTGCTCGCCCGAGTAATTGCCCAGTGTTTTTTGCAGGGCAGGGGCCAGTATGCGCTTTACCAAACTGGTTTTGCCAGATCCGGATACGCCGGTAACTACGGTAAGTACCCCCAACGGAAATTTAGCATTTACGTGCTGCAGGTTGTTTTCGCGGCCGCCCTTTATCTCGATGAAATCGTACCATTTACGGCGGGTGGATGGTATGGCTATCTCATCCTTACCGCTTAGGTAGCGGCCGGTTAAGCTGTTATCGTCTTTTATAATCTGGTCATAAGTTCCGGTGAAAATCAGTTCGCCGCCATGGGTACCGGCCTCGGGGCCAATATCAATAATATGGTCGGCTGCCTTCATAATCTCTTCCTCGTGCTCAACTACCAAAACGGTGTTGCCTACATCGCGCAGGGATTTTAATACGCCAATCAGGCGTTGGGTATCGCGCGGGTGCAGGCCTATGCTCGGCTCATCCAATACATATACCGAGCCCACCAGGCTGCTTCCTAACGAAGTAGCCAGGTTAATCCGTTGCGATTCGCCGCCCGATAGCGTGTTTGATAAACGATTTAGCGTTAAATAGCTCAAGCCAACATCATTCAGGAAAACCAAACGATTGGTTATTTCCATTAACAAACGTTTACCAATTTTGGCGTCGGTTTCGTTAAGTTCCAGGCCCTGGAAAAACTCCAGCGCTTTATCAAGCGGCATCAAAACCACATCGGTAATGGAGCGTTCATTAATTTTTACATACGATGCATCCTGGCGCAAACGGCTGCCCTTACACTCGGGGCAGGTGGTTTTGCCCCTGTATCGCGATAGCAAAACGCGGTATTGGATTTTGTAGGTTTGCTCTTCCATCTCCTTGAAAAATTCATCAAGGCCGCGGAAAAATTTATTACCTGTCCATAATAACTTTTGTTCCTTAGCGGTAAGCTGGTTATACTGGCGGTGGATAGGGAAATCAAATTTCAGGGCATGCCTCACCAGGTTGTCATTCCACTCGCGCATCTTTTCGCCGCGCCATGGGGCAATGGCCCCTTCATATATCGATTTGCTTTTATCAGGGATAACCAAATCTTCATCAATGCCAATTACCTTACCATAGCCCTCGCATTTTTTGCAGGCGCCGTAAGGGTTATTAAAGCTGAAAAAGTTGGGGGTAGGCTCTTCAAATTTAATACCGTCCAACTCAAAACGGTCGCAAAAAAAGCGCTCGGTTTCCTGCTCAGCGTCGGCCTCCTGGTAACGCACGTAGCAATCGCCTTTGCCCTCAAAAAAGGCGGTCTGGATAGAGTCGCCCAGGCGGCTTACCGTTTCATCCTCTTCGTTTTTGCTGATACGGTCGACAACAATACGAACCGCGTTGTAAGTATCGGCAGAGTGCATGGCGGCGGTAGCACTTTCAGTATCGCTCACCGTCTTTGTTTTTTTGCCTTTCGCCTTTGTTTTTTCAGTTACGGCTTCGCCGGATATTTCTTCTAACAGCCATGAACCGTCATCTACAATGCTGGCATCCTCTAAAAGCGCTTCAATTTTTGATAGCTTGCCTTGGTACTCCACCCGTACAAAACCCTTTTGCATGAGTACCGCCAGCTCTTCTTTTAAGCTGCGGTTATTGTGCGGGTATAAAGGTGCCAGTATGGTTACCTGGCTTTCATTGGGCAGGCTGAGTACAAAGTTTACCACATCGGTAACCGAATCTTTTTTTACCGGCAGGCCGGATATGGGTGAAATGGTTTTACCAATGCGCGAGAAAAGCAGTTTAAGGTAATCATAAATTTCTGTTGAGGTGCCCACAGTTGAACGCGGGTTTGATGTGATTACTTTTTGCTCAATGGCTATTGCCGGGGCTATACCTTTTATATAATCAACATCCGGCTTGTTCATGCGGCCCAGGAACTGGCGGGCGTACGATGAAAGGCTCTCTACATAGCGGCGTTGCCCTTCGGCATATAACGTATCAAAAGCAAGCGACGATTTACCCGAGCCCGACATGCCTGTTACAACAACCAGCTTGTTTTTGGGGATGGCCACATCCATATTTTTAAGGTTGTGTACACGCGCCCCTTTTATAATAATATGTTTTGATGGATCTTTTTCTGCTTCTTTGCTCATGCGTTGAATTAGTTCATGGTTCATAGTTCATGGATCATAGCTGTAAGGAAGCTAAATAGGTTGATGGCAAAATTTATACCATGAACCATGATCTATCAACTATGAACTTTTTGCGAGTGCAAAAATCCTAAAATATTTAGCATAATCCAAATCGCTTTCACTTTGTTTAGATGATTATTGTAATTAAATATCCGAGTTTACAGTTTGTTGACTTTTAATTGTTTAGGAAGAATTTTTGGGGATTGGCAATGAGCCAAATTACTTT is drawn from Mucilaginibacter ginsenosidivorax and contains these coding sequences:
- the uvrA gene encoding excinuclease ABC subunit UvrA gives rise to the protein MSKEAEKDPSKHIIIKGARVHNLKNMDVAIPKNKLVVVTGMSGSGKSSLAFDTLYAEGQRRYVESLSSYARQFLGRMNKPDVDYIKGIAPAIAIEQKVITSNPRSTVGTSTEIYDYLKLLFSRIGKTISPISGLPVKKDSVTDVVNFVLSLPNESQVTILAPLYPHNNRSLKEELAVLMQKGFVRVEYQGKLSKIEALLEDASIVDDGSWLLEEISGEAVTEKTKAKGKKTKTVSDTESATAAMHSADTYNAVRIVVDRISKNEEDETVSRLGDSIQTAFFEGKGDCYVRYQEADAEQETERFFCDRFELDGIKFEEPTPNFFSFNNPYGACKKCEGYGKVIGIDEDLVIPDKSKSIYEGAIAPWRGEKMREWNDNLVRHALKFDFPIHRQYNQLTAKEQKLLWTGNKFFRGLDEFFKEMEEQTYKIQYRVLLSRYRGKTTCPECKGSRLRQDASYVKINERSITDVVLMPLDKALEFFQGLELNETDAKIGKRLLMEITNRLVFLNDVGLSYLTLNRLSNTLSGGESQRINLATSLGSSLVGSVYVLDEPSIGLHPRDTQRLIGVLKSLRDVGNTVLVVEHEEEIMKAADHIIDIGPEAGTHGGELIFTGTYDQIIKDDNSLTGRYLSGKDEIAIPSTRRKWYDFIEIKGGRENNLQHVNAKFPLGVLTVVTGVSGSGKTSLVKRILAPALQKTLGNYSGEQTGSYDSIEGDYAKIEQVEMVDQNPIGRSSRSNPVTYVKAWDEIRNLYAAQPAAKAAGLKPSAFSFNVEGGRCDVCQGEGEVKIEMQFMADIFLTCETCGGNRFKQHILDITYNEKNVAEVLHMTIDEALQFFAKEPKIISKIKPLVDVGLGYVQLGQSSNTLSGGEAQRIKLASFLVKGNNTHKTLFIFDEPTTGLHFADIKKLLKSFDALLEHGNTIIVIEHNMDVIKCADWVIDIGPEGGDRGGKVVFEGIPENLIKEKKSHTGHYLKERFGK